A window from Zingiber officinale cultivar Zhangliang chromosome 7A, Zo_v1.1, whole genome shotgun sequence encodes these proteins:
- the LOC121999995 gene encoding uncharacterized protein LOC121999995, whose protein sequence is MDCQPEELQFLGMFGIYREAAKILAGWRRLFAQIGAALVLSISFFFFAHSVISRCLFIAIDRDEAVLDDSPPGSTSESYALNRLASDSASLFLFKGVYLLALLVLALLSTAAVVYSVASIYAGRRDLTFRKVIAVAPRVWLRLMSTFLCAFLILFALHSLAIALFLAIALALVAIDSSVTSPLLATLIPLYVASLIYISVVWHLASVLSVLEDARGLEAMRRSRQLIQGKLLLACVIFLKLNFCFVLVEWGFQFLLVKWSTNGAGFSLLLSLVLLLLLLGLVILFALTVQTVVYFVCKSYHHESIDKTNLADHLEAYAGEYVRLKSQKLQMEQPGV, encoded by the coding sequence ATGGATTGCCAGCCGGAGGAGCTCCAGTTTCTGGGCATGTTCGGCATTTACCGGGAGGCCGCCAAGATCCTCGCCGGCTGGCGCCGGCTCTTCGCCCAGATCGGCGCCGCCCTCGTTCTCtccatctccttcttcttcttcgcccaCAGTGTCATCTCCCGCTGCCTCTTCATCGCCATCGACCGCGACGAGGCCGTTTTAGACGACTCGCCCCCAGGATCCACCTCCGAGTCCTACGCCCTCAATCGCCTGGCGTCCGACAGTGCCTCCTTGTTCCTATTCAAGGGCGTCTACCTCCTCGCCCTCCTAGTCCTCGCCCTCCTCTCCACCGCCGCGGTCGTCTACTCCGTCGCCTCCATCTACGCCGGCCGCCGTGACCTCACCTTCCGGAAGGTCATCGCCGTCGCGCCCCGAGTCTGGCTCCGCCTCATGTCCACCTTCCTCTGTGCCTTCCTCATCCTCTTCGCGCTCCACTCCCTCGCCATCGCGCTGTTCCTCGCCATCGCCCTCGCCCTCGTCGCTATTGACAGCTCCGTCACTTCCCCCCTCCTCGCCACTTTGATCCCGCTCTACGTCGCCTCCCTCATCTACATCAGCGTCGTCTGGCACCTGGCCAGCGTGCTCTCCGTGCTGGAGGACGCTCGCGGGCTGGAGGCGATGCGGCGGAGCCGGCAGCTGATCCAGGGCAAGCTCCTCCTGGCATGCGTCATATTCTTGAAGCTCAATTTCTGCTTTGTGTTGGTGGAATGGGGCTTCCAGTTCCTGTTGGTCAAGTGGAGCACCAACGGCGCAGGGTTCAGCCTGCTTCTGTCCCTCGTGCTGCTGCTGTTGCTGCTGGGCCTTGTGATTCTCTTCGCCCTCACGGTGCAGACGGTGGTCTACTTCGTGTGCAAATCGTACCACCACGAGAGCATCGACAAGACGAACTTGGCGGATCATTTGGAAGCGTACGCGGGGGAGTACGTGCGGTTGAAGTCGCAGAAGCTGCAGATGGAGCAGCCGGGGGTTTGA
- the LOC121999839 gene encoding bidirectional sugar transporter SWEET1a-like, whose product MEVLHFLFGIFGNITALFLFLAPVVTFRRIIKKRSTEDFSGVPYTMTLLNCLLSAWYGLPLVSPNNILVSTVNGAGAAVEAIYVVIFLVFAPKKGKAKMLGLLALVLSIFASVALVSLLALHGQSRKVFCGFAAAIFSICMYASPLSIMRLVIKTKSVEYMPFLLSLFVFLCGTSWFVYGLLGRDPFVAVPNGCGSALGAMQLILYAIYRNKKGIPGDGDGAADKCNGTKSPMKMNGKPEMV is encoded by the exons ATGGAGGTGTTGCATTTCTTGTTCGGCATCTTCG GTAACATTACTGCCCTCTTCCTGTTCTTGGCCCCGGT TGTCACTTTTCGGAGGATCATCAAGAAAAGATCGACCGAGGATTTCTCCGGAGTTCCTTACACCATGACCCTTCTCAATTGCCTCCTCTCCGCTTG GTACGGGTTGCCGCTCGTGTCGCCGAACAACATCCTGGTGTCGACGGTGAACGGCGCCGGCGCGGCCGTGGAAGCGATCTACGTGGTGATTTTCCTGGTGTTTGCACCCAAGAAAGGGAAGGCCAAAATGTTGGGCCTCTTGGCCCTCGTCCTCTCCATTTTCGCCTCCGTCGCCCTCGTCTCCCTCCTCGCCCTCCACGGCCAGAGCCGGAAGGTCTTCTGCGGCTTCGCCGCCGCCATCTTCTCCATCTGCATGTACGCGTCGCCTCTGTCCATCATG AGGTTGGTGATCAAAACCAAGAGCGTGGAGTACATGCCTTTCCTTCTCTCCTTGTTTGTGTTCTTGTGCGGCACATCGTGGTTCGTCTACGGCTTGCTTGGCCGCGATCCTTTCGTCGCT GTACCAAATGGCTGTGGGAGCGCGCTGGGGGCCATGCAGCTGATACTGTACGCGATTTATAGGAACAAGAAAGGCATCCCTGGCGATGGCGACGGCGCCGCCGACAAATGCAACGGGACGAAGTCGCCGATGAAGATGAACGGGAAGCCAGAGATGGTGTAA